Part of the Aciduliprofundum boonei T469 genome is shown below.
GGAGAGCTTGAAAAATGCCTGATGTCATTGTAGTTTTTGATGGAAACGAGGAATTTGAGGAGCTTGTGAAATCCTTAGGATACGAAATAGTGGCAAAGGTTTACTTCAAAAATAAGGTAAATCCAAAGTACTACATCTCCAAGGGCAAGATAGAGGAAATTAAAAATCTTCTTAAAGATTTCAATGTTGAGAAGATTATAATAGATGCCATTTTGAAATCCTCTCAATGGTATAAGCTTGAGAAGGAATTGAAAATTAGGGTTGATGATAGAATAAAATTGATCATAGATATATTTGCAGATAGGGCGAGAAGCAGAGAAGCGATGATGCAAGTGGAATATGCAAATTTGAAATACGAAACATCACATATTAAAGAACTCATCCACCAAATCCGTTTAGGAGAGCACCCCGGATTTATGGGTGGGGGAGAGTATGAAATTGCTGATTATTATGAGCAGATAAGGAGAAAAATGGCTAGAATAAGAAAAGAACTGGAAAAATTGAAGGTGCATAGAGAAGAGAGAAGAAAGAGGAGAAAGGAAGAGGGGTATATCCTCGTGGGAATTGCAGGGTATACAAACACTGGAAAAAGTACCCTGCTAAAAGCCCTAAGCGGTAGAGATGTGGTCATAGAGAACAGAATGTTCTCCACATTGAGCACCAGAACTTCAAAGATAGGTAAGGAAAAAATCCTTATAACAGACACTGTAGGATTCGTTGAAAACATGCCCCCTTGGTT
Proteins encoded:
- the hflX gene encoding GTPase HflX; translated protein: MPDVIVVFDGNEEFEELVKSLGYEIVAKVYFKNKVNPKYYISKGKIEEIKNLLKDFNVEKIIIDAILKSSQWYKLEKELKIRVDDRIKLIIDIFADRARSREAMMQVEYANLKYETSHIKELIHQIRLGEHPGFMGGGEYEIADYYEQIRRKMARIRKELEKLKVHREERRKRRKEEGYILVGIAGYTNTGKSTLLKALSGRDVVIENRMFSTLSTRTSKIGKEKILITDTVGFVENMPPWLIRAFEPTLEEIYKADIVLLLLNCQESIEDFKRKMQVSLEILEGKSEGKIIPVINKIDSCKDLDEKIKIAKEIGEPIAISALRGIGIEDVIRRIKDEMKIEKFYAEVEKDSKAYNFIIKHGKIIKIEADEMMKIIFEMPISKYSALKDLIREISTGNDGVLKRI